The Chryseobacterium sp. 52 genome includes a region encoding these proteins:
- a CDS encoding DMT family transporter, which translates to MQKLALFRLHLIIFLWGFTAILGKLIHANAQILVFYRMLFAAVFLFVFIRIYKKESIKVSRKIFFQLAGIGFAMALHWYCFFYSIKVSNVSIALSCLSLSTLFASILEPIIFKRKVDVSEVVMGVVIVACILMIFKTEFHFKEGIIYGILCAVFGTIFSVFNGKMFGKTSSGNIIFYEIFCGWFILLVFYLFTGQIFQMNEINYRDLALICLLAIVFTAFPMLESVKLMKYISPFTLILTVNLEPVYGIILAFFIFGESEEMSPIFYIASGVMILAIIVNGLIKARKTKKQKNFN; encoded by the coding sequence ATGCAAAAATTAGCGCTTTTCAGGTTGCACTTGATTATTTTTTTGTGGGGGTTTACTGCAATTTTGGGAAAACTGATTCATGCCAATGCCCAGATCCTGGTATTTTACAGGATGTTGTTTGCTGCTGTATTCTTATTTGTATTCATCAGAATTTATAAAAAAGAGAGTATAAAAGTATCCCGAAAGATATTTTTTCAGCTGGCGGGTATCGGTTTTGCCATGGCACTTCATTGGTACTGTTTTTTTTATTCCATTAAGGTTTCAAATGTCTCAATCGCATTAAGCTGCCTTTCTCTCTCCACTTTATTTGCATCGATACTGGAGCCTATTATTTTTAAAAGAAAGGTTGATGTGTCAGAAGTTGTTATGGGAGTAGTAATCGTTGCCTGTATATTAATGATCTTTAAAACAGAGTTTCATTTTAAAGAAGGGATAATCTATGGAATTTTATGTGCCGTATTCGGGACTATTTTCTCGGTTTTCAACGGTAAAATGTTTGGGAAAACAAGCTCAGGAAATATTATTTTTTATGAAATATTCTGCGGATGGTTTATTTTGCTGGTATTTTATTTGTTTACAGGGCAGATTTTTCAAATGAATGAAATAAACTACAGAGATCTGGCGTTAATATGCTTGTTGGCAATTGTTTTTACAGCTTTTCCAATGCTGGAATCAGTAAAGCTAATGAAGTACATTTCTCCTTTTACACTAATTTTAACAGTTAATTTAGAACCTGTCTACGGAATTATACTAGCTTTTTTTATCTTTGGGGAATCTGAAGAGATGAGCCCAATATTTTATATCGCTTCAGGAGTTATGATACTGGCTATCATTGTTAACGGATTAATAAAAGCCAGAAAAACAAAAAAACAAAAAAACTTTAACTAA
- a CDS encoding acyl-CoA carboxylase subunit beta, which yields MDLEFNKREDQNRLKLSDINQLLAEIKKGGGEKRLQKLRDEGKMTARERVEYLLDKGSDSIEIGAFAGYEMYQEHGGCPSGGVVVVMGYVSGRQCIVVANDASVKAGAWFPITGKKNLRAQEIAMENKLPIIYLVDSAGVFLPMQDEIFPDKEHFGRIFRNNAKMSSMGIIQISAVMGSCVAGGAYLPIMSDEAMIVDKTGSIFLAGSYLVKAAIGESIDNETLGGATTHCSISGVTDYKAKDDKDALNRIKTIMKSLGSTEKAGFDRIESFPPKENPDNIFGIVPVSRAEQYDTYEIIKCLVDNSEYDEYKPDYGKSIICATARIDGWSVGIVANQRKLVKSGKGEMQFGGVIYSDSADKSTRFIANCNQRKIPLVFLQDVTGFMVGSKSEHGGIIKDGAKMVNAVSNSVVPKFTIITGNSYGAGNYAMCGKAYDPRLIVAWPWADLAVMGGAQAAKVLVQIQESTLKKQGKEISEEEHNEILDTITKRYQKQTEATYAAARLWTDAIINPTDTRKWISMGIAAANHSPITEKFNLGVIQV from the coding sequence ATGGACCTTGAATTCAACAAACGGGAAGATCAAAATAGATTAAAATTATCCGATATCAATCAATTGCTCGCTGAAATAAAAAAAGGAGGCGGTGAAAAGAGGCTTCAGAAGCTTCGCGACGAAGGAAAAATGACAGCAAGAGAAAGAGTTGAATATCTTCTCGACAAAGGTTCAGATTCCATAGAAATCGGTGCATTTGCAGGCTATGAAATGTATCAGGAACATGGTGGCTGTCCTAGCGGAGGAGTTGTAGTTGTAATGGGATATGTTTCCGGAAGACAGTGTATCGTTGTTGCCAATGACGCTTCTGTAAAAGCCGGTGCATGGTTTCCGATTACGGGTAAGAAAAACCTCAGAGCCCAGGAAATTGCTATGGAAAATAAACTGCCAATCATCTATCTGGTAGATTCCGCAGGTGTTTTTCTTCCTATGCAGGACGAGATATTTCCTGATAAAGAACATTTTGGACGAATTTTCAGAAATAATGCCAAGATGAGTTCTATGGGAATTATTCAGATCTCTGCTGTGATGGGGAGCTGTGTAGCCGGTGGTGCTTATCTTCCTATTATGAGTGATGAAGCGATGATTGTTGACAAAACAGGCTCTATTTTCCTTGCCGGAAGTTATCTTGTAAAAGCAGCTATTGGGGAAAGTATCGATAATGAAACGCTGGGTGGAGCTACTACCCACTGCTCAATTTCAGGAGTTACAGACTATAAGGCTAAAGATGATAAAGATGCTTTAAACAGGATCAAAACCATCATGAAATCTCTTGGAAGTACTGAAAAAGCAGGATTTGACAGAATAGAAAGTTTTCCACCAAAAGAAAATCCCGATAATATTTTCGGAATCGTACCGGTTTCCAGAGCAGAGCAATATGATACGTATGAGATCATTAAATGCTTAGTGGATAATTCGGAATATGATGAATATAAGCCGGATTACGGAAAGAGTATTATCTGTGCGACAGCCAGAATTGATGGCTGGTCCGTAGGAATTGTAGCTAACCAGAGAAAACTGGTAAAAAGCGGTAAAGGTGAAATGCAGTTCGGTGGTGTTATTTATTCAGATTCTGCTGATAAATCGACAAGATTTATAGCCAACTGTAACCAGAGAAAGATTCCTTTAGTTTTCCTTCAGGATGTTACAGGATTTATGGTAGGTTCAAAATCTGAACATGGAGGTATTATTAAGGACGGTGCCAAGATGGTGAATGCTGTTTCTAATTCTGTAGTTCCAAAATTCACGATCATTACAGGAAATTCTTACGGAGCCGGAAATTATGCGATGTGTGGTAAAGCTTATGATCCAAGATTAATTGTAGCGTGGCCTTGGGCTGATCTTGCAGTAATGGGTGGAGCACAGGCTGCAAAAGTTTTGGTACAGATTCAGGAATCTACTTTGAAAAAACAAGGAAAAGAAATCTCTGAAGAAGAGCATAATGAAATTTTAGATACCATCACCAAAAGATACCAAAAACAAACAGAAGCTACTTATGCAGCTGCAAGGCTTTGGACAGATGCTATCATCAACCCTACAGATACAAGAAAATGGATTTCTATGGGTATTGCAGCAGCTAATCACTCTCCTATTACGGAAAAATTTAACCTAGGAGTTATTCAGGTATAA
- a CDS encoding zinc-dependent metalloprotease: protein MKSKFTFILLIVFNFFWGQNISKESSLPGSVFPFDFQKFESQFRESRLKKEKISQVSINLPTENGKSVRFILTENNLTEHRLNSILTFDGVSNDHSSSLKLSVFKDHMNVIIKNNDGYFIVEPYKTAPGQYRIYNAFSKFDERFVCGVEGNDVIKELATVKNSLNSKSATNFPFGNQIRKFRLAVATTGEFAQAFAGNTDDALAEAVNMVNLINKIYESEVSVTFGLIDDTTNKTLIFTDGSTDPFTVDPSFASAANSQTGFNTLNTNNTLVYNKYDIGHTFHILSSGGAQGQAGPQPCNNTSKARAWSQWALTMPKGVVAGLIAHEMGHQFSAGHTYNAVGGSTGSPTFCTSGWSAGAAIEPGGGSTIMGYSTNCSTPNNQTNTGNNNLNYFNAKSLDQILAYLQSPANCYTTIASTNQAPSANAGVDITIPKNTPFKLKGIATDPNDSNLSYTWEQADLATANDKGAFGSTITGTGGYTAVNSTTAPLFRSEQSSSTTERYFPKMQFVLNNQNNPPTNDAEALPLVARSMKFRFTVRDNNITNGGLDSDEIIITVGTSGPLSVSYPNAAGISVASNTSMNITWDVNNTNTIKSNVDILLSIDGGISFPYTLAANVLNNGSSNVTIPYIPSTDKARVKIVGVINPYAEFFDVSDNNFAITSDCAAYSSYITPQSAVTAISGSPSANLNMTVPPPADAAYTSKTFVYNIGSSNNNIITYSDASMTAPTSAASNYPTNTFKFRVTNSGAYVFSKSSGFLITSVHSGSPASSANFLTSNSYYNGSSYTSNTSAKSVVLNEGVDYYFVTSNFTNPANNTSYTVTVSGPGSMYETPTAPAGYSYTFAAINNSTGKIQAVSPTANFTSLPGATYTIKGISYSSTANVSSFVGKSISELIALNICLNESKNLRALTITSSLGIKEYQNPGDIKIVPNPVKDILSVITEKNITHYELYDMSGRNITGRQKYSGNINFTEYSSGSYVLRLFDKENMIYKTTVIKK, encoded by the coding sequence ATGAAATCTAAATTTACCTTTATCCTATTAATTGTTTTTAACTTTTTCTGGGGGCAGAATATTTCAAAAGAATCATCATTGCCGGGCAGTGTTTTCCCTTTCGATTTTCAAAAATTTGAAAGCCAGTTCAGAGAAAGCCGCTTAAAAAAAGAAAAAATTTCACAAGTATCGATCAATCTTCCTACAGAAAATGGAAAAAGTGTTCGATTTATCTTAACCGAAAACAATCTGACAGAGCATAGACTTAATTCAATTCTTACTTTTGACGGGGTGAGTAACGATCATAGTTCTTCTCTAAAACTATCCGTTTTCAAAGACCATATGAATGTTATTATTAAAAATAATGACGGCTATTTTATTGTAGAACCTTATAAAACCGCTCCCGGTCAGTATAGGATATATAATGCTTTTTCAAAATTTGATGAAAGATTTGTCTGCGGAGTGGAAGGAAACGATGTCATTAAGGAGTTAGCTACAGTTAAAAATTCTTTAAATTCAAAATCAGCCACCAATTTCCCTTTTGGAAACCAGATCAGGAAGTTCAGACTGGCGGTTGCCACTACCGGTGAATTTGCTCAGGCCTTTGCCGGAAATACAGATGATGCATTAGCAGAAGCTGTAAACATGGTTAATCTGATCAATAAAATATATGAATCTGAGGTTTCAGTGACCTTCGGTCTTATCGATGATACAACTAATAAAACATTAATATTTACAGATGGCAGCACAGACCCGTTCACGGTAGATCCATCTTTTGCCAGTGCAGCCAATTCACAAACGGGTTTCAATACCTTAAATACAAATAATACACTGGTCTATAATAAATATGATATAGGACATACATTTCATATTCTAAGTAGTGGAGGAGCTCAGGGTCAGGCCGGGCCACAGCCCTGTAACAATACTTCCAAAGCAAGAGCATGGAGTCAGTGGGCTCTAACCATGCCTAAAGGGGTTGTTGCCGGATTAATTGCCCATGAGATGGGTCATCAATTCTCTGCCGGACACACTTATAATGCAGTTGGAGGAAGTACCGGAAGCCCTACATTCTGTACAAGCGGATGGAGTGCTGGTGCAGCTATTGAACCGGGTGGCGGATCTACGATCATGGGATATTCCACCAACTGTTCAACTCCGAATAATCAGACGAATACAGGAAATAATAATTTAAATTATTTTAATGCAAAAAGTTTAGATCAAATTCTTGCTTATTTACAGTCACCAGCCAACTGTTATACCACTATAGCCAGTACCAACCAGGCGCCTTCTGCCAATGCAGGAGTAGATATTACTATCCCGAAAAATACACCATTCAAATTAAAAGGAATAGCCACAGACCCGAATGACAGTAACCTGTCTTATACGTGGGAGCAGGCTGATTTGGCTACGGCTAATGATAAAGGAGCATTTGGATCTACTATTACAGGAACAGGTGGTTATACTGCTGTAAACAGTACTACTGCGCCGTTGTTCCGTTCTGAACAAAGCAGTTCAACTACAGAAAGATATTTTCCAAAGATGCAGTTTGTCCTGAATAATCAAAATAATCCACCTACCAATGATGCTGAGGCTTTACCTTTAGTAGCAAGGAGTATGAAATTCCGCTTTACTGTAAGAGACAATAATATAACAAACGGAGGACTGGATTCTGATGAAATCATTATAACTGTTGGTACCAGTGGACCTCTATCTGTTTCATATCCCAATGCAGCCGGTATTTCAGTAGCATCAAATACCAGTATGAATATTACCTGGGATGTAAATAATACGAATACAATTAAAAGCAATGTTGATATCCTATTATCTATTGACGGGGGAATATCATTCCCTTATACTTTAGCAGCTAATGTTTTGAATAATGGCAGTTCCAATGTCACTATTCCTTATATTCCATCTACGGATAAAGCAAGAGTTAAAATAGTAGGTGTTATTAATCCTTATGCAGAATTCTTTGATGTCTCTGATAATAATTTTGCGATTACATCAGACTGTGCAGCATATTCCTCATATATTACACCACAGTCTGCAGTTACAGCTATTTCAGGTAGCCCGTCAGCCAATCTTAATATGACTGTCCCTCCACCTGCAGATGCAGCATATACTTCTAAAACCTTTGTGTATAACATAGGTTCTTCTAACAATAATATTATTACATATAGTGATGCTTCAATGACTGCACCAACTTCTGCGGCCAGCAACTATCCTACAAATACATTTAAATTCAGAGTTACAAACAGCGGAGCATATGTTTTCTCTAAATCATCCGGATTCTTAATTACATCTGTACACTCCGGAAGTCCCGCTTCATCAGCAAACTTTTTAACGTCGAATTCATATTATAATGGTTCAAGTTATACATCCAATACTTCTGCAAAATCTGTTGTGTTAAACGAAGGGGTCGATTATTATTTTGTTACTTCAAATTTCACTAACCCTGCCAACAATACGTCATACACCGTTACGGTAAGTGGTCCCGGAAGTATGTATGAGACTCCGACAGCTCCAGCTGGTTACAGTTATACATTTGCTGCAATCAACAATTCAACAGGTAAGATTCAAGCAGTAAGCCCTACAGCGAACTTTACGTCTCTTCCTGGAGCTACTTATACTATAAAAGGTATTTCCTACAGCAGTACGGCAAATGTCTCAAGCTTTGTCGGTAAAAGTATCAGTGAACTTATTGCTTTAAATATCTGTTTAAATGAAAGCAAAAACTTAAGAGCATTGACCATTACTTCAAGCTTAGGCATAAAAGAATATCAGAATCCTGGTGACATTAAAATTGTACCTAATCCGGTTAAAGACATCCTTTCAGTGATTACTGAAAAGAATATTACTCATTACGAACTCTATGATATGTCAGGAAGAAACATTACCGGCAGACAGAAATATTCAGGAAACATTAATTTTACAGAATATTCATCAGGTTCTTATGTCTTAAGACTTTTTGATAAGGAAAATATGATCTATAAAACCACTGTTATAAAAAAATAA
- a CDS encoding PorV/PorQ family protein, with translation MMKKYFLLAFSLLFGMSQSQIIRKYSNEFLNIGAGARGLAMGGAVISNQDDVYSPMWNPAGLMAIERDWQGAAMHAEYFESIAKYDYLAYAKVLEEGVFGVSIVRLGVDNILNTTQLIDTEGNIDYDKITKFSQSDYAAILSYAFNPGGNPKLDVGVNAKIVYRNVGKFASGYGFGFDIGAIYKADNGWKFGGMLRDATTTVNFWSINQGELSTIVNGEEFNPAPKDKMELTMPKLNVGASKVFNINSSLYVLPEAGINVDFAKTAALVSTDFASLTPYAGAELGYQKMIFVRLGVNRFQSITDIEDLKRKVSFQPSAGLGIKYRGLTLDYAITNSGIGGSNFYSNFFSLKLDMGAFRND, from the coding sequence ATGATGAAGAAATATTTTTTACTTGCATTTTCACTCCTGTTTGGGATGTCTCAATCTCAGATCATAAGAAAATACTCCAATGAATTCTTAAATATCGGAGCCGGAGCCAGAGGGCTGGCCATGGGAGGTGCTGTAATTTCCAATCAGGATGATGTATATTCCCCGATGTGGAACCCGGCAGGTTTAATGGCTATCGAAAGAGACTGGCAGGGAGCAGCAATGCACGCAGAATACTTTGAGTCTATTGCGAAATATGATTATCTGGCCTACGCAAAAGTATTAGAGGAAGGAGTATTTGGAGTTTCAATTGTAAGATTGGGAGTTGATAATATCCTGAATACAACACAGCTAATTGATACTGAAGGGAATATTGACTACGATAAAATTACAAAATTTTCCCAGTCTGATTATGCAGCCATTCTTTCCTATGCATTTAATCCCGGAGGAAATCCTAAGCTGGATGTAGGGGTGAATGCTAAAATTGTCTACAGAAATGTAGGTAAATTTGCCAGTGGTTATGGGTTCGGGTTTGATATTGGAGCAATTTACAAAGCAGACAACGGATGGAAATTCGGGGGTATGTTGCGTGATGCAACCACTACCGTAAACTTTTGGAGTATCAACCAGGGAGAACTTTCAACAATAGTAAATGGGGAAGAGTTTAACCCGGCACCAAAAGATAAAATGGAACTTACCATGCCTAAGCTGAATGTAGGGGCAAGTAAAGTATTCAATATCAATAGCAGTCTTTATGTATTACCGGAAGCCGGGATCAATGTAGACTTTGCTAAAACAGCAGCATTGGTATCTACAGATTTTGCCAGCCTTACCCCTTATGCAGGAGCTGAACTGGGGTATCAGAAAATGATTTTTGTAAGACTCGGGGTCAACAGATTCCAGTCTATCACAGATATTGAAGACCTTAAAAGAAAAGTTTCTTTCCAGCCAAGTGCCGGTTTAGGAATTAAATACAGAGGGCTTACTTTGGACTATGCGATCACCAATTCCGGAATAGGAGGATCTAATTTCTATTCTAATTTTTTCTCTCTTAAATTAGATATGGGAGCATTCAGAAATGATTAA
- a CDS encoding T9SS type A sorting domain-containing protein yields the protein MKKIYVSVLVALSLYSSAQNVFNAKLHEINFGSSSDPSDLIKLNDLIIFPATRFSDEGKELWCFNSVTQKSSLLKDIFPGHNSGMSGSPSFVNVNGKIYFVAQQSFSGYQIWSTDGTAAGTVKEKDLISDYSTGNLVVAGNKIFYYVQNELWSFDTVSKDLLKVKTFVYSGDVKMYSFNNELILGADDGVHGKEIWKSDGTLAGTVLLKDIIPNQYGSVSGDFNILLLHNKFYFIGSLGTGYGLYESDGTEAGTVPVKPLRAPRLNGISADNYFVFEGFDPDGGGMEPWISDGTAAGTKMLKNLMPGNTSSMANSKFIKLNNKIYFESNTNGVSAAYGDYIWETDGTEAGTVLFNTPPDTELYGKSSDGKYLILTKPNFGSRYWVTNGNSSQTFEITDIGMPYNNSFIDLNSKIYLTGSIQKNGTELFSVDPVSQSSSLASDISRFESSAPHSFDVLNNELIFVAADRQYNNQLCKRNKNTSQFERLSSFGGSSFVGMFTSPNDTFFKVGNYLYTKNGSPNPMNGLYRTDGTAANSGALSTSLGTSTYDKSFYVNLNDNTLLFSGYNNVLGTELWKIDNTSDTAVLVKDISADDMGSMYNTDSQTAVLNGFAYFVAKENGKLGIWKSDGTSAGTSKAIQFSYQNGGDGDIKVLKSFNNKIFFTKRKENDSNYSQNELWTSDGDQASAVLLKDHTILFGNGNISRETEVLNNKLLYITTGYFSGLHSTDGTVAGTTEILSSNFFSETKLKKCGNQLFFTNNNNTQLWRTDGTAGGTFSLSSNLSSVKEMICANNYLYFLNGDSQKVWKTNGTVSNTVQMDIFVTNDDNQLLANENIEKIATDGERLYLSIATKNHGSELYEITDTLPVYLATDDIRKTDGKNTNADIQIYPNPVTDYFSVRSKGNDKIQTVKIFDASGKLIRNITNTADKINISDISSGIYFIRIKTDKGEHLGKIIKK from the coding sequence ATGAAAAAGATTTATGTTTCTGTACTGGTAGCGCTGTCACTATATTCCAGCGCACAAAATGTTTTCAATGCTAAGTTGCATGAAATTAATTTCGGATCCTCCAGTGATCCCAGTGATTTAATTAAACTGAATGATCTGATTATTTTTCCAGCCACAAGATTTAGTGACGAAGGAAAAGAATTATGGTGCTTTAATTCTGTAACTCAAAAATCTTCATTACTGAAAGATATTTTTCCAGGCCACAACAGCGGAATGTCCGGTTCGCCATCTTTTGTAAACGTAAATGGCAAGATATATTTTGTGGCTCAGCAGAGTTTTTCCGGGTATCAGATTTGGTCAACGGATGGAACTGCTGCCGGAACGGTTAAAGAAAAAGATCTCATCTCAGATTATTCTACCGGGAACCTTGTTGTCGCCGGAAATAAGATTTTCTATTATGTACAGAATGAATTATGGTCATTTGACACCGTATCAAAGGATTTGCTGAAAGTGAAAACTTTTGTGTATTCCGGAGATGTAAAAATGTATTCATTTAATAACGAATTGATTTTAGGTGCTGATGACGGAGTTCATGGAAAAGAGATTTGGAAGTCGGACGGTACTTTAGCCGGAACTGTTCTGCTGAAAGATATTATACCTAATCAGTACGGAAGTGTTTCGGGAGATTTTAATATATTACTTCTTCATAATAAATTTTACTTTATTGGTAGTCTGGGAACCGGATATGGGCTTTATGAAAGTGATGGAACAGAAGCCGGAACAGTTCCGGTAAAACCATTACGTGCACCCCGTTTGAATGGAATTTCTGCAGATAATTATTTTGTATTTGAAGGATTTGATCCCGATGGAGGAGGAATGGAACCTTGGATCTCCGACGGAACGGCTGCGGGAACGAAGATGCTTAAAAATCTAATGCCGGGAAATACAAGTTCCATGGCCAACAGTAAATTTATAAAACTTAACAATAAAATATATTTCGAGAGCAATACTAATGGAGTAAGCGCGGCTTACGGAGACTACATCTGGGAAACAGATGGTACGGAAGCAGGGACTGTTTTGTTCAATACTCCGCCTGATACAGAGTTGTACGGCAAAAGTTCAGATGGCAAATATCTGATCCTTACGAAACCAAATTTTGGGAGCAGATATTGGGTAACGAACGGAAACTCATCTCAGACATTTGAAATCACTGATATTGGGATGCCTTATAACAACAGCTTTATTGATCTGAATTCTAAGATTTATCTCACTGGAAGCATTCAAAAAAATGGAACGGAACTTTTTTCCGTAGATCCCGTTTCTCAGAGTTCCTCATTAGCTTCTGATATCAGCAGATTTGAAAGTTCTGCACCGCATTCTTTTGACGTTCTGAACAATGAACTCATTTTTGTTGCTGCAGACCGCCAATATAATAATCAGTTGTGTAAAAGAAACAAAAATACCAGCCAGTTTGAAAGACTTTCCAGCTTTGGAGGATCTTCATTTGTAGGAATGTTTACCAGTCCTAATGATACCTTCTTTAAAGTAGGAAACTATCTTTATACCAAAAACGGGAGTCCGAACCCAATGAATGGATTATACAGGACAGATGGTACAGCAGCCAATTCAGGAGCATTGTCTACATCTCTTGGTACGTCAACCTATGATAAATCTTTTTATGTCAATCTGAATGACAATACCTTGCTGTTTTCCGGATACAATAATGTACTGGGAACTGAACTCTGGAAAATTGATAATACTTCCGATACAGCAGTTCTGGTAAAGGATATTTCAGCGGATGATATGGGAAGCATGTATAATACGGATTCTCAAACAGCGGTTCTGAATGGTTTTGCCTATTTCGTAGCCAAAGAAAATGGAAAGCTGGGAATCTGGAAATCCGACGGTACGTCTGCCGGAACTTCAAAAGCCATTCAGTTTAGTTATCAGAACGGAGGAGATGGGGACATCAAGGTATTAAAGAGTTTTAATAACAAAATCTTCTTCACAAAAAGAAAAGAAAATGATTCAAACTATTCGCAGAATGAGCTATGGACTTCAGATGGAGATCAGGCTTCTGCGGTTTTATTAAAAGATCATACGATACTTTTTGGTAATGGTAACATTTCCAGAGAAACTGAAGTTTTAAATAATAAACTGTTGTATATCACTACAGGATATTTCTCAGGCCTTCACTCAACAGATGGCACTGTAGCAGGAACTACTGAGATCTTAAGCAGTAATTTTTTTAGCGAAACTAAATTAAAAAAATGCGGAAACCAGTTGTTTTTTACCAATAACAACAATACACAGCTTTGGAGAACAGATGGGACCGCTGGCGGTACATTCAGTTTATCTTCTAACTTATCTTCTGTAAAAGAGATGATCTGTGCGAATAACTATCTGTACTTCCTGAACGGGGATTCCCAGAAGGTATGGAAAACCAATGGCACAGTCTCCAATACAGTCCAGATGGATATTTTTGTAACCAATGATGATAACCAGCTCCTGGCTAATGAAAATATAGAAAAAATAGCAACGGACGGAGAAAGATTATACCTATCCATCGCAACAAAAAATCATGGAAGCGAGTTGTATGAAATTACGGATACCCTGCCGGTCTATTTAGCCACTGATGATATTCGAAAAACAGACGGAAAGAATACCAATGCTGATATTCAGATTTATCCTAATCCTGTTACAGACTATTTTTCAGTAAGGTCTAAAGGAAATGATAAGATCCAAACTGTGAAGATTTTTGATGCTTCAGGAAAACTGATAAGAAATATAACGAATACTGCAGATAAGATAAATATTTCAGATATCTCTTCAGGAATTTATTTCATTAGAATAAAAACCGATAAGGGAGAACATCTGGGTAAGATCATTAAAAAATAG